From a single Pempheris klunzingeri isolate RE-2024b chromosome 2, fPemKlu1.hap1, whole genome shotgun sequence genomic region:
- the LOC139220375 gene encoding inter-alpha-trypsin inhibitor heavy chain H3-like, which translates to MTSKALNKANSSQEIFFEMELPKTAFITNFSMEIDGQVYVGEVKEKEKAKKQYQKAVSSGQTAGLVKASGRTMEKFSVSVNIAAKSNVTFILTYEELLQRKLGQYEILTRVKPKQLVQEFKIVTNIYEPQGISHVDTHATFLSNELLPLVEKTVTDKKAHISFSPTMEQQRKCPGCEGTLIDGDFVIKYDVNRAEKIGDIQIVNGHFVHFFAPSDLPRVPKNVVFVIDRSGSMSGRKIQQTREAMLAILKDIHVEDHFGLIQFDNRIESWKKSLTKATQENVAEAMVYVRAIQDLGSTNINDAVLRAVNMLVKDRQNKILPERSIDMIILLTDGMPNDGELRLPVIQENVRAAIGGNMSLFCLGFGNDVDYSFLDVMSKQNKGLARRIFEGSDAALQLQGFYEEVSSPLLLEVDLHYPDNAVEFLTTNHFNQLFNGSEIVVAGRLTDNDLDNFLVEVFGQGPEEDFKVQGQASATDWDVMYPDEEYIFGDFTERLWAYLTIQQLLEKGSSGTSDEKANATAEALDMSLRYSFVTPLTSMVVTKPETEDGTEAPLIADKLTEGYPHHGPPMHTYSYQSPPTYLVDGDPHFMIELPDRDDALCFNINNKPGTIFSLVRDPEPGILVNGQIIGDKKIPPDGKISTYFWRFGIIHQTLGVRLEVSTRDISVFQDGKRVKLQWSDTASLKGPNVDLLVTKDRSLTVTLKDSVKFVVLLHKVWAKHPYHRDYLGFYTLDSHLLSPSVHGLLGQFYRGVEYEVTDLRPGEVPEKPDATMYVKGQELNVTRGWQRDFRRDVKNGDNVPCWFIHNNGTGLIDGEQTDYIVSGLFKTV; encoded by the exons ATGACCTCCAAGGCTCTGAACAAAGCAAACTCCTCGCAGGAAATCTTCTTTGAGATGGAGCTGCCCAAGACCGCCTTCATCACCAACTTCAGCAT GGAAATTGACGGTCAGGTGTATGTTGGGGaggtgaaggagaaagagaaagctaAGAAACAGTATCAGAAGGCTGTTTCCTCTGGACAGACTGCTGGACTGGTCAA GGCTTCTGGGAGAACGATGGAGAAGTTCTCAGTGTCTGTCAACATCGCAGCCAAAAGCAACGTGACTTTTATTCTGACCTACGAGGAGCTCCTCCAGAGGAAACTGGGCCAGTACGAGATCCTGACCCGGGTTAAACCCAAACAACTGGTCCAGGAGTTCAAG ATTGTGACAAACATCTATGAGCCTCAGGGCATTTCCCATGTTGATACACATGCAACCTTCCTGTCCAATGAGCTGCTCCCCCTGGTGGAGAAAACTGTCACAGACAAAAAG GCGCACATCTCTTTCTCACCAAccatggagcagcagaggaagtgtCCAGGCTGTGAGGGAACACTCATCGACGGAGATTTTGTCATCAAGTATGATGTGAACCGAGCAGAGAAAATCGGGGACATTCAG ATTGTGAACGGACACTTTGTGCACTTCTTTGCTCCATCCGACCTGCCCAGAGTCCCAAAGAATGTGGTCTTTGTTATTGACAGGAGCGGATCGATGAGTGGGAGAAAGATACAACAG ACACGAGAGGCAATGCTGGCCATCCTCAAAGACATCCACGTGGAGGACCACTTCGGACTCATCCAGTTTGATAACAGGATCGAGTCCTGGAAGAAATCACTCACCAAAGCAACCCAGGAAAACGTGGCTGAAGCTATGGTCTATGTCAGAGCGATACAGGATTTAGGAA GCACCAATATCAATGATGCAGTGCTGAGAGCCGTGAACATGCTggtcaaagacagacagaataagATCCTCCCAGAGAGGAGCATCGATATGATCATCTTACTGACTGATGGGATGCCAAATGATG GAGAGTTACGTCTCCCGGTCATCCAGGAGAATGTGCGTGCCGCTATCGGAGGAAACATGTCTCTGTTCTGTCTGGGATTCGGGAACGATGTGGATTACTCCTTCCTGGATGTGatgagcaaacaaaacaaaggactGGCCCGCAGAATTTTTGAGGGTTCGGATGCAGCACTTCAACTCCAG GGTTTCTACGAAGAGGTGTCCAGCCCTCTGCTCTTGGAGGTGGACCTTCACTATCCCGACAACGCAGTGGAGTTCCTGACCACCAACCACTTCAACCAGTTGTTTAATGGCTCAGAGATCGTGGTGGCCGGCCGGCTGACCGACAACGACCTGGACAACTTCCTAGTGGAAGTGTTCGGTCAGGGG CCTGAGGAGGACTTCAAGGTGCAGGGCCAGGCCAGTGCTACAGACTGGGACGTGATGTACCCAGATGAGGAGTACATCTTTGGAGATTTCACAGAGCGTCTGTGGGCCTACCTCACCATCCAGCAGCTACTGGAGAAGGGGTCA AGTGGAACCTCAGACGAGAAAGCCAACGCCACAGCCGAGGCCCTCGACATGTCCCTCCGATACAGCTTCGTCACCCCTCTCACCTCCATGGTGGTCACCAAGCCTGAAACTGAGGACGGTACAGAAGCCCCTCTCATTGCTGACAAGCTGACTGAGG GATATCCGCATCACGGCCCTCCAATGCACACTTATTCTTACCAGTCACCTCCCACATATTTAG TGGACGGAGATCCTCATTTCATGATCGAGCTGCCAGACAGAGACGACGCTCTGTGcttcaacatcaacaacaaaccGGGAACCATTTTCAGCCTGGTCAGAGACCCAGAACCAG GTATTTTGGTCAATGGCCAGATCATCGGAGACAAGAAGATTCCCCCTGACGGTAAAATCAGCACCTACTTCTGGCGTTTTGGCATCATCCACCAGACTCTGGGGGTGAGGCTGGAGGTGAGCACTCGGGACATCTCGGTGTTCCAGGACGGCAAACGTGTCAAGCTGCAGTGGTCTGACACAGCTTCTCTCAAAGGACCCAA tgTGGATCTTCTCGTGACCAAGGATCGCAGCCTGACTGTAACTCTAAAAGATTCGGTCAAGTTTGTCGTCCTGCTGCACAAAGTGTGGGCGAAGCACCCGTATCACCGGGACTACTTGGGTTTCTACACCCTGGACAGCCACCTCCTGTCCCCTTCTGTTCACGGCCTGCTAG GTCAGTTCTACCGCGGGGTTGAATATGAGGTGACAGACCTGCGTCCAGGTGAAGTCCCAGAGAAACCAGACGCCACCATGTACGTGAAAGGACAGGAGCTCAATGTGACCAG AGGCTGGCAGAGAGACTTCAGGAGGGATGTGAAGAACGGAGACAATGTTCCCTGCTGGTTCATTCACAATAACGGAACAGGACTCATCGATGGAGAGCAAACAGACTACATTGTCTCTGGCCtctttaaaactgtttaa
- the LOC139220367 gene encoding inter-alpha-trypsin inhibitor heavy chain H3-like — MTSKALNKANSSQEIFFEMELPKTAFITNFSMEIDGQVYAGEVKEKEKAKKQYQKAVSSGQTAGLVKASGRTMEKFSVSVNIAAKSNVTFILTYEELLQRKLGQYEILTRVKPKQLVQEFKIVTNIYEPQGISHVDTHATFLSNELLPLVEKTVTDKKAHISFSPTMEQQRKCPGCEGTLIDGDFVIKYDVNRAEKIGDIQIVNGHFVHFFAPFDLPRVPKNVVFVIDRSISMSGRKIQQTREAMLAILKDIHVEDHFGLIQFDDRIEPWKKSLTKATQENVAEAMAYVRRIQQRGSTNINDAVLRAVNMLVKDRQNKILPERSIDMIILLTDGMPSAGQTYLPAIQNNVRAAIGGNMSLFCLGFGNDVDYSFLDVMSKQNKGLARRIFEGSDAALQLQGFYEEVSSPLLLEVDLHYPDNAVEFLTTNHFNQLFNGSEIVVAGRLTDNDLDNFLVEVFGQGSEEDFKVQGQASATDWDVMYPDEKYIFGDFTERLWAYLTIQQLLEKGSSGTSDEKANATAKALDMSLRYSFVTPLTSMVVTKPETEDGTEAPLIADKLTEVDGDPHFMIELPDRDDALCFNINNKPGTIFSLVRDPEPGILVNGQIIGDKKIPPDGKISTYFWRFGIIHQTLGVRLEVSTRDISVFQDGKRVKLQWSDTASLKGPNVDLLVTKDRSLTVTLKDSVKFVVLLHKVWAKHPYHRDYLGFYTLDSHLLSPSVHGLLGQFYRGVEYEVTDLRPGEVPEKPDATMYVKGQELNVTRGWQRDFRRDVKNGDNVPCWFIHNNGTGLIDGEQTDYIVSGLFKTV, encoded by the exons ATGACCTCCAAGGCTCTGAACAAAGCAAACTCCTCGCAGGAAATCTTCTTTGAGATGGAGCTGCCCAAGACCGCCTTCATCACCAACTTCAGCAT GGAAATTGACGGTCAGGTGTATGCTGGGGaggtgaaggagaaagagaaagctaAGAAACAGTATCAGAAGGCTGTTTCCTCTGGACAGACTGCTGGACTGGTCAA GGCTTCTGGGAGAACGATGGAGAAGTTCTCAGTGTCTGTCAACATCGCAGCCAAAAGCAACGTGACTTTCATTCTGACCTACGAGGAGCTCCTCCAGAGGAAACTGGGCCAGTACGAGATCCTGACCCGGGTTAAACCCAAACAACTGGTCCAGGAGTTCAAG ATTGTGACAAACATCTATGAGCCTCAGGGCATTTCCCATGTTGATACACATGCAACCTTCCTGTCCAATGAGCTGCTCCCCCTGGTGGAGAAAACTGTCACAGACAAAAAG GCGCACATCTCTTTCTCACCAAccatggagcagcagaggaagtgtCCAGGCTGTGAGGGAACACTCATCGACGGAGATTTTGTCATCAAGTATGATGTGAACCGAGCAGAGAAAATCGGGGACATTCAG ATTGTGAACGGACACTTTGTGCACTTCTTTGCTCCATTCGACCTGCCCAGAGTCCCAAAGAATGTGGTCTTTGTTATTGACAGGAGTATATCAATGAGTGGGAGAAAGATACAACAG ACACGAGAGGCAATGCTGGCCATCCTCAAAGACATCCACGTGGAGGACCACTTCGGACTCATCCAGTTTGATGACAGAATCGAGCCCTGGAAGAAATCACTCACCAAAGCAACCCAGGAAAACGTGGCTGAAGCTATGGCCTACGTCAGAAGGATACAGCAGCGTGGAA GCACCAATATCAATGATGCAGTGCTGAGAGCCGTGAACATGCTggtcaaagacagacagaataagATCCTCCCAGAGAGGAGCATTGATATGATCATCTTACTGACTGATGGGATGCCAAGTGCTG GACAGACATATCTCCCGGCCATCCAGAACAATGTGCGTGCTGCTATCGGAGGAAACATGTCTCTGTTCTGTCTGGGATTCGGGAACGATGTGGATTACTCCTTCCTGGATGTGatgagcaaacaaaacaaaggactGGCCCGCAGAATTTTTGAGGGTTCGGATGCAGCACTTCAACTCCAG GGTTTCTACGAAGAGGTGTCCAGCCCTCTGCTCTTGGAGGTGGACCTTCACTATCCCGACAACGCAGTGGAGTTCCTGACCACCAACCACTTCAACCAGTTGTTTAATGGCTCAGAGATCGTGGTGGCCGGCCGGCTGACCGACAACGACCTGGACAACTTCCTAGTGGAAGTGTTCGGTCAGGGG TCTGAGGAGGACTTCAAGGTGCAGGGCCAGGCCAGTGCTACAGACTGGGACGTGATGTACCCAGATGAGAAGTACATCTTTGGAGATTTCACAGAGCGTCTGTGGGCCTACCTCACCATCCAGCAGCTACTGGAGAAGGGGTCA AGTGGAACCTCAGACGAGAAAGCCAACGCTACAGCCAAGGCCCTCGACATGTCCCTCCGATACAGCTTCGTCACCCCTCTCACCTCCATGGTGGTCACCAAGCCTGAAACTGAGGACGGTACAGAAGCCCCTCTCATTGCTGACAAGCTGACTGAGG TGGACGGAGATCCTCATTTCATGATCGAGCTGCCAGACAGAGACGACGCTCTGTGcttcaacatcaacaacaaaccGGGAACCATTTTCAGCCTGGTCAGAGACCCAGAACCAG GTATTTTGGTCAATGGCCAGATCATCGGAGACAAGAAGATTCCCCCTGACGGTAAAATCAGCACCTACTTCTGGCGTTTTGGCATCATCCACCAGACTCTGGGGGTGAGGCTGGAGGTGAGCACTCGGGACATCTCGGTGTTCCAGGACGGCAAACGTGTCAAGCTGCAGTGGTCTGACACAGCTTCTCTCAAAGGACCCAA tgTGGATCTTCTCGTGACCAAGGATCGCAGCCTGACTGTAACTCTAAAAGATTCGGTCAAGTTTGTCGTCCTGCTGCACAAAGTGTGGGCGAAGCACCCGTATCACCGGGACTACTTGGGTTTCTACACCCTGGACAGCCACCTCCTGTCCCCTTCTGTTCACGGCCTGCTAG GTCAGTTCTACCGCGGGGTTGAATATGAGGTGACAGACCTGCGTCCAGGTGAAGTCCCAGAGAAACCAGACGCCACCATGTACGTGAAAGGACAGGAGCTCAATGTGACCAG AGGCTGGCAGAGAGACTTCAGGAGGGATGTGAAGAACGGAGACAATGTTCCCTGCTGGTTCATTCACAATAACGGAACAGGACTCATCGATGGAGAGCAAACAGACTACATTGTCTCTGGCCtctttaaaactgtttaa